One genomic segment of Amycolatopsis sp. WQ 127309 includes these proteins:
- a CDS encoding M protein encodes MAPGGGEDVARTQPGFDQAWRGFHRAQVVEYVEWAEAEIRRLTDERDAAARRAAAFADENRELRVKIDRISRTPIAPDALQERSRRMIELTREEATEITGRARENAERIRRDAELEAVRLTEKEHEVLALAEAERERQRVEHEELLRATEQRRRELDEAAAHRRARQEEDHTRAITARRTEAARELAEQDAAARAKAAKLVADATQRKETLVTTGESELAAARATAGQLITDATRKGETLVTAAEREVAALTDVRDKLHASLLGCRGLLAEAAVALDEGPSDPEATLPMAKRVPVQRRSPADDLSDAVG; translated from the coding sequence ATGGCCCCCGGCGGTGGCGAGGACGTGGCGCGCACGCAGCCCGGATTCGACCAGGCGTGGCGCGGTTTCCACCGCGCGCAGGTCGTCGAATACGTCGAGTGGGCCGAGGCCGAGATCCGCAGACTCACCGACGAACGCGACGCCGCGGCCCGGCGCGCGGCCGCGTTCGCCGACGAGAACCGTGAGCTCCGGGTCAAGATCGACCGGATCAGCCGGACCCCGATCGCGCCGGACGCGCTGCAGGAGCGCTCGCGCCGGATGATCGAGCTCACCCGCGAGGAAGCGACCGAAATCACCGGGCGGGCAAGGGAAAACGCCGAACGGATCCGCCGTGACGCCGAGCTCGAGGCCGTCCGGCTCACCGAGAAGGAACACGAAGTCCTCGCTCTGGCCGAAGCCGAGCGTGAGCGGCAGCGCGTCGAGCACGAGGAACTCCTGCGGGCGACCGAGCAGCGCCGCCGCGAGCTCGACGAAGCCGCGGCGCACCGCCGGGCCCGCCAGGAAGAGGATCACACGCGAGCGATCACGGCCCGCCGCACCGAAGCCGCGCGCGAGCTGGCCGAGCAGGACGCCGCCGCCCGGGCGAAGGCCGCAAAACTGGTCGCCGATGCCACCCAGCGCAAGGAAACCCTGGTCACCACGGGCGAATCCGAGCTCGCCGCGGCCCGGGCCACGGCCGGGCAGCTGATCACCGACGCCACCCGAAAGGGTGAAACTCTGGTCACGGCCGCGGAACGCGAGGTCGCGGCCCTCACCGACGTCCGCGACAAGCTCCACGCGAGCCTCCTCGGCTGCCGGGGTCTGCTGGCCGAAGCGGCCGTCGCCCTCGACGAGGGGCCGTCCGACCCCGAGGCCACCTTGCCGATGGCCAAGCGGGTGCCCGTCCAGCGACGCTCACCGGCCGACGATCTTTCGGACGCGGTCGGGTGA